GTTGGGCAACAATTCGTGAGTACCTCCGATCATTTCGTAGTCCATCGTGGTTCCCGTACCCATGGCAGCACCTTCGGCAGCCTTGACGATGCGATCAAAGATTTCAATAACCACATCCCGGGAATAATGCCTTGCATAATAATATACTTCAGCGAAGTTGGGCACTACATTGGGGGCTTTTCCCCCATCGGTAATCACGTAATGGATCCTCGCTTCCTGAGGGATGTGCTCACGCATCATATTGACCATCATATTCATAGCCTCCACGCCATCGAGGGAAGATCTGCCTTTGTCAGGTGCTCCGGCTGCGTGCGCCGATACCCCGTAAAAGCGGAATTTAGCCGATTTATTGGCCAGGGCCGCTCCGGCGCTTGCGGCATTTGAGGATCCTGGATGCCAATGAAGGGCAACATCAACGTCATTAAATAATCCCTCGCGTACCATATAGACCTTACCACTTCCTCCTTCTTCGGCAGGACAACCATAAAAACGAATGGTGCCTTTTACTTTATTAGCGTTCATCCAGTTTTTTACCGCGATGGCCGCAGCAGTGGAAGCTGTGCCGAATAAATGATGTCCACAGGCATGTCCTGCAGCCTTGCCGGCGGTTTTTTGCATAGGGACTGCTTCCTGCGACAGACCCGGTAGGGCGTCATATTCCCCCAGTATCGCTATTACAGGTGACCCACTTCCGTATTCTGCGATAAAGGCAGTTGGAATACCGGCAACCCCCTTTTCAACATTAAAACCCGCTTGTTTCAATGTGGATTGTAACAAGGCTGAACTCTGTTCCTCCTGATAGCCCATTTCAGCCAAATTCCAGATATTTTGAGCGATATTACCGTATTCACCGGCCTTTTGGTTAAGTGATTCGATAACGGCTTCGGTGGATTTTTGTCCCTGTATAGTAAAAAAGGCACATAGAACGAAGGCAAGGAAGAGCGTATATTTCATGCTTGTGTTTTTAGGTGATGCTAAATATATAAAATGAGGAGGTAATTCACAGCAGTAAGAATAACAATTATCTCACGCCTCACGAACTTATTTTCTGGGATGAAATTGTTCCATGACCCTGGAGAGGTGAGTGCGGTCTACGTGCATGTAAATTTCCGTTGTCGTGATACTCTCGTGCCCGAGCATTTGTTGAATTGCTCGCAGATCGGCCCCATTTTCAAGTAAGTGAGTGGCAAAGGAATGCCTGAAGGTGTGCGGACTGATGGTTTTTCTCAATCCTGTCTTTACTCCCAATTGCTTTACAATAGTAAAAATCATTGCTCTGCTCAGTGCTTTTCCTCTCCTGTTTAGGAATAAGATGTCTTCATTCCCCTTTTGGATGTTTTGATGTACTCTTACCTGGTAACGATATAGGTTGATATATTTTTGATTCACCTTGCCAATAGGGACAAATCGCTGCTTATCTCCTTTTCCGGTGACCTTGATAAAATCTTCCTCAAAAAACAGATCTGAGATCCGGAGCTGAATGAGTTCTGAGACGCGTAGTCCACAACCGTAGAGTGTTTCCAGCATAGCGCGGTTTCGCTCTCCTTCAGCCTTAGATAGGTCGATAGCTTTTATCAGGGTATCTATTTCTTCAACAGAAAGGGTGTCGGGTAGTTTTCTTCCCAATTTGGGAGACTCTATAAGCTCCATAGGGTTGTCTTCACGATACTGTTCAAAGGCCAGGTAGTTAAAAAAACTATTCAATCCGGAGATTATTCGGGCCTGTGATCGTGGAGAAACCGATTTTCCAAGCTCGTAAACAAATTGTAAGAGTATTTCCTGCTCAATCTTAACAGGCGATATTTTCTGATCTAATTCCTCTAGGTAGCTGACGAGTTTGCGAACATCCCTTAAATAATTCATCAGGGTATTTTCCGAAAGCCCCCTTTCTAATTTCAGGTAGTGTTTGTAATCTGCTATGGCCTGTTCCCATTTCATGGCTTAAAGATACTGGCTTCCTTATACAAATAAATACAAATGTCTATTCTACCACCTATTTTGGGGTTTTGGCAACAAAAATAAGGAGTTGATCACTTAAGAATATAGATTTGTGACCTAACCATCAGCTAAATACAAATGAAGAAATTTCTTATCGTTTTAACGGCCATACTCTTCGGTACAAGTCTTGTAGCCCAAGAAGGTATAAAAATTGGATTGCACGGAAGTTTTCCCTTTAACGACTTCAGCGATGCCGTTGTGCTTTCCGCCGGATTTGACGTCGGTTATATGCATGCCCTTGGTGAGGTAGTGGATGCAGGGGTTATGACGGGATTCATCAATGGATTCCCTGATAATTTTGACGCTGGCCCCGACCTGCCTAGTATACAGTTCTTGCCACTTGCAGCTTCTTTTCGGATCTGGCCTTCCAATTCCTTTTCTTTTGGAGGAGATGTAGGCTATGCCGTTGGGATCAACGACGGTAATGATGGAGGATTATATTACCGTCCTACTATCGGTTATCTCTTTGGGACAAATACAGAAGTGAATTTCTCCTACACAGGGATACAGCTCGAAGGTGCCACCTGGTCTACCGTAAATGTGGGCGTTCTCCATACTATTCAGGTGAGGCCAAGAAGGCTCTAATCACTTTATTTAAATTTCAAATTAGCTTAAGACTTCTAAACCCGGCTCAGTATAATTTAGTGGCATCACCTTGTTTGAAATATCTTGATTTATTAGTATCTTACTCCTGTTAACCAACTAAAAACCACAGGATTATGAGAAAATTAATCTTTTTTTCCGTTCTGGCCGCTACGGCCTTATTGACGAGTTGTGCTACCTGTAATTGGGGTATTAAAGCCGGACCTAATTTTGCCTCAGTAGGAGGTGATGATACGGATGACCTCGATTCAAGATTTGGAGTATTTTTTGGGGCATATACAGAGTGTATGATCTTAGACACGTTTAGTGTTCAGCCTGAATTAATTTTTTCTCAGCAAGGGGCAGATTATACTGAAAGTGAAGGCTTTGATGGTACATTTAAATTCAATTACTTAAACCTTCCGGTTATGGGAAAACTTTATGTAAACGATGGTTTATTCGTAGAAGCCGGCCCGCAAATAGGATATCTCTTATCAGCAAAAGAAGAATTTGAATCTATGAGTCTTTCGGGGGAAGATGACATCAAGGATGATATAAAAAATATCGACTTTGGTGCGAATGTTGGGTTGGGATACCAATTTGACAGCGGACTAAATATAGGAGCCCGTTACAACTTCGGGATCGCTAACATTAACGATTTTGCCGATTCATCAGATTTTTCGAACACCAATAACGTATTTTCTTTTGCCGTTGGATTCAGATTTTAATTCAAAATAAACAAGGATTTACGGAAGCCCCTGGTGGGCTTCTTTTTTTTGTTCCTTTTTTTGATACATTTACCCAATGAAAAAGCTGATCATCATCAATGGCCCCAATTTAAATCTGTTGGGAAAACGTGAGCCTGATGTTTACGGAGATATGAGTTTTGAAGACTATTTTTCAAAGCTGCAGATGACATTTAAGGAGGTACAACTCGCGTATTTCCAGTCGAACATCGAAGGCGAACTCATTGACAAGTTGCAGGAGGTGGGATTTAGCTACGATGGCATTATTCTGAATGCAGCCGCTTATACCCATACTTCGGTAGGGTTGGGGGATGCGGTAAAGGCTATTTCAACCCCTGTGGTGGAAGTTCATATCTCTAATACCTTCAAAAGAGAAGACTTTAGGCACATCTCCCATATCTCCGCTGGTGCCAAAGGTGTCATCCTTGGATTTGGCCTGGCATCGTACGATCTCGCTATCCACAGTTTCTTAAAATAAAGCCCTGGTGTAGATTTAGTAAGTGAAATCTACTTTAAATTAAGATTAAACCTTACTTTTCTTAAGAAAAAACCTTAACTATATTTGTTTTTGTCTTATCTTTAAGATTGTCCTCCCAAATTCATCATCTCTTAATGGTATTGTAAATCAATAATTTAGAATTCCATAGAATGACTCCTACCGTTGTTATGTAAGCCTTTTGGTTCGGTTTTTCGATTGCGTATTTTTTAAATATCGACAGTCGAGAAAAGGGAACGAATCAAGGGGATAATAAACCAAATAACCAACAATGAAAACCACAAAGTATTACTCAGTTAATGAGGGGTATAACCCTTTTGTAAATTCGGGGTTTTTCCAGAAGAATTTCATAGCTCATTTTAGGATCACATTCATATTATTGCTTGTTCTGTGCTGTATTGGCACCTCCTTTGGCCAGCAAGGGAACAAAGGCTCAAAGGGTGCAAATAATGAAGAAGTGACCCTCTTTACCTGTGCAGAAAATATCGGGAACGGACTTTATCTTGCTAAATTCGGGTATACCAACCCTACCAATAAAACAATAACTGTTTTGCCAGATGCGAGTTACATCTTCCTTAGCGACAAAATAGAGGATTCTGAGTTTGACGGTATTCAAAAAATTCCGGGAATCTTCTCCTTCGAACCAGGTACGCATGACAATGTTTTATCCGTTGTCTTCGCAGATAACGGGCATGCCAAATGGACCGTCGCCTTTGGTGGCTCAAGCGATCAAAAGATCAGAGCGACCTTAAATTCTCCGGTATGTGAAGGCGATCCCTTTATTGTACCGGTAATTGGCCCGGGTAATGGTAAAACAGAAGGTTACATAAGTCCAGAGTTAATCTCACTTGCTGCAGGTACTGCAGGAGATACTCCTTCGTCCCTGATCTATCAGATCAGTCCGGAAGAAAAAGTACTTATTCAGATCGTACCTTTTGATGGTAAAACTCAGGACGTCATTGATTTACTGATCAATACCTTTGGCCTTCAGTACAACATCCAGCCAAATATCTCTGATTTTATAGTTAATCCTTCCTTGATTATTTCTGAAGAATTAGCTGCGATTGATGTTTTGTTTCCAATAAACAAAATACTTCCTCCACCCCCTCCGGATCCGCCTATGCCGGCGCTTACAGATTATCCCGACCTTATTAAGTCAGTACAGGCACTCTACACTCCTTTTACATCAGGAGAGGAGGAGGACACAGGAGATGCAATAACTCAGGGCGATGCAGCACAGAAATCAGATATCGTCCGACGTTCTTTCAAGATCGTCAATGGGGATGAAAGTATAGCTGTTGATGGAACCGGCGTTAACATTGTGGTCTTTTCCAACAGTTTTGATGCAAATCCTCCGGAAGCTGGACAACCCAGCAATGAAGCTATTGACGTAGGGAACGGGGATCTGCCGGGTATCGCCGGAAATGGCAACCCCAATGGATACAATACACCGGTAAATGTGATTAAGGAATACCCGTATACTTTCGGACAATTATCAGATGAGGGGAGGGCTATGCTTCAAATTGCACATGATATTGCTCCTGGTGCCAATCTGGCGTTCCGAACAGCCGTTCTATCACCCAGAGATTTTGAATTGGGTGTAAAAAATTTAATTCCATCGGTAAATACGATTGCTCTAGATGACATCACTTTTCCCGGAGAACCTGCATTCGGGATAAGCAATATCGGAAAAGCAATACAGGAATTCAGGGCCGCCGGAAATTACTATTTTACCTCAACTGGAAATTTTTCTGACGCCGCTTTTCAATCACTTTTTGTTTCGGCTAACGGCGTTGATCTGCCTGATTTTATACCTGATGAAGGAACGGTGGCACACGCCTTTGATGGAGTAGATAATATATATCAAAGGTTTAGTGTAAAAAACGGAGAAACCTATATGATCGTCCTGCAATGGAAGGACGACTTTGCCTCGCAGGAGAACATATTAGGAGCCAGAAACGATTTTGATATTTGGGTAGTAGACGGTGAGCAACGCCTTTTGGTAGGTAATAATTATTACAATGATAATGATACTGAAACTACGGAGGACGGGAAAGACCCCGTGGAATATATTACCTTTAAGGCACTCGATGACGGTGTAGCGAACTTTATGATCACTAGTGCTAACGGGGATCCGGGTTCAGTTCCTTTCAGATATATCATCTTTGTGAAAAATAATCTGGAGGTCCTGGATTTTTTCGATGGTGCCCCGACCATTACGGGACATGCGCTGACTCCTGAGGCCCTGGCTATAGGGGCAGTGGACTTTCGTAAAGCTGATGCTCCCGAACCTCAGGGCTTTTCATCTTTTGCCGGCACTATTTCTGACGGATCTACTCCTCAGGTGGCATTGTCCTCTTATGATGGGGTAAATACCAATGTAACTACCATAGGGCAGAACGAGGTGGATGGGATACCTGTTGACGATGATGACTTTAAA
This DNA window, taken from Muriicola soli, encodes the following:
- a CDS encoding amidohydrolase, whose product is MKYTLFLAFVLCAFFTIQGQKSTEAVIESLNQKAGEYGNIAQNIWNLAEMGYQEEQSSALLQSTLKQAGFNVEKGVAGIPTAFIAEYGSGSPVIAILGEYDALPGLSQEAVPMQKTAGKAAGHACGHHLFGTASTAAAIAVKNWMNANKVKGTIRFYGCPAEEGGSGKVYMVREGLFNDVDVALHWHPGSSNAASAGAALANKSAKFRFYGVSAHAAGAPDKGRSSLDGVEAMNMMVNMMREHIPQEARIHYVITDGGKAPNVVPNFAEVYYYARHYSRDVVIEIFDRIVKAAEGAAMGTGTTMDYEMIGGTHELLPNLTLQKVMHENLSDIGGITYTDEERAFAEKISSSMGYDSLDEETAKMVQPYETTARASGSTDVGDVSFAVPTVGMRAATWVPGTPAHSWQAVAAGGTSIGNKGMMVAAKAISLTAIQLFEDPKLVAVAKEEFIKRRGADFNYIPLLGDRKPALNYRN
- the xerD gene encoding site-specific tyrosine recombinase XerD yields the protein MKWEQAIADYKHYLKLERGLSENTLMNYLRDVRKLVSYLEELDQKISPVKIEQEILLQFVYELGKSVSPRSQARIISGLNSFFNYLAFEQYREDNPMELIESPKLGRKLPDTLSVEEIDTLIKAIDLSKAEGERNRAMLETLYGCGLRVSELIQLRISDLFFEEDFIKVTGKGDKQRFVPIGKVNQKYINLYRYQVRVHQNIQKGNEDILFLNRRGKALSRAMIFTIVKQLGVKTGLRKTISPHTFRHSFATHLLENGADLRAIQQMLGHESITTTEIYMHVDRTHLSRVMEQFHPRK
- a CDS encoding porin family protein, producing the protein MRKLIFFSVLAATALLTSCATCNWGIKAGPNFASVGGDDTDDLDSRFGVFFGAYTECMILDTFSVQPELIFSQQGADYTESEGFDGTFKFNYLNLPVMGKLYVNDGLFVEAGPQIGYLLSAKEEFESMSLSGEDDIKDDIKNIDFGANVGLGYQFDSGLNIGARYNFGIANINDFADSSDFSNTNNVFSFAVGFRF
- the aroQ gene encoding type II 3-dehydroquinate dehydratase, with amino-acid sequence MKKLIIINGPNLNLLGKREPDVYGDMSFEDYFSKLQMTFKEVQLAYFQSNIEGELIDKLQEVGFSYDGIILNAAAYTHTSVGLGDAVKAISTPVVEVHISNTFKREDFRHISHISAGAKGVILGFGLASYDLAIHSFLK